In Verrucomicrobiota bacterium, the DNA window GCAGCTTGAAGAAGCCCTGCTTCCGGGGTGAATGGATGGACCAATCCACAGGTACACTTTGATAGCCAACATGCATTGGATCATTTGGTTTGCGAAAATCGAAGTAACCCCAACCGGCATATTCACCGATGGCCGCCAGAAAGTTATTGGCCGATTGGTCGAAATCAAAATGGTCATCTTCGTTAAAGAGAATCGGCTTGCTCGTATAACCAGGCACTTGACGAGTGCGTTGAACCATCTCCGACAGCTTGGCGGGAACCTTGACGCCATTCCCGTGGATCAGGAGAAAGTCGGCCGCCCGCACCACGTTTTCTCCGGGAATGGTTCCGCCACCATACGAGGTGCTGACCAGCAGTCGCCGCCCGTCCCGGGAGGCTTCCTTGACTCGCTGAATCAACTCGTGAACCCGCGCCGGTTTAAGCACTTCGTGATAATAGCGGACGTTGCATTCATTGTTGATCTCGATCAATACATTGCGCCATCCGTTATCGAGGACCCAGCGAGTGGCATGGTCCACGGCGCGGATGACGGCGGCTTCATCCGTGATGCGTTCGTCCTGCCCAAAATAAAAATAACCGAGAATAACCACCATGCCGTGCCGGTCGGCGGAGTTGATGATACGGGAAAGGCGGGCCATGTACGCAGGCCGGAGAGAACCGTCAGGGGCGATGGCGGAGTTGTTCCACGGTTGCGCCTTGGAATAGCCCTCGGGTGAGCCGCCTTGCAAGTTGATCGTAAAAGCGAGCAGCCCGTGCGCGCGCCAAGTGGGCATCGCGGCAATGAATTCATCGGTGTTGCGCTCGGCGTCCCAGCGACCGGTATCGGGGTAGGCCCATTTTTTTACGGTATCGGGATTCAAATCATCAAAGATTCCCTGCACCATGCGGGCGTTCAACAACAGCCCTTCGATGCGTTTGCCTTGGTAGGTGCGGCCCGCGTAGGTGGGTTTGCCATTAATCAGGAACCGATCACCGTCAATGCTGACGGTGGTGAGGGGCGGCGCGGATTTACCTGCGGTCGCCAAGGAAGGATTTACCGCCTCCCCGGCTTTGACAGTCGTTGCCACCCCGAACAGGGCGGCGAACAAAAGAGCACTGGTGGTTTTCATAAATTGAGTGAATCGGGTGAAAGTCAATTACCGCACTTCGATCACTGAAGTGCCACTGACATTCTTATCAAGCAGCCACCAACCGTCAGATCGCTTCGCGTTGGCGGGCTGACCGCCGACGAATACCCCGGTTGAGTTCTCGGCGGCGGGAAGGTGGACTTGGGCACTCATCGTGGGTGGCAACGCGAGTGAGAGTTTGAAGGTGGTCCCGCTCTCCCACCGAACCGCCACCGGGCCGCGTGGGGTGGGGATTTTTCCTTCGGCGGATTTCAGCGTGCCGGGGTTCGGTCGAATCACGGCCCGGCTCCAACCTGGTTTGAGCGGCTTCACGCCAAGGACATAACGCGACAGCAGATTGGCGGGGGCGGCACCCCAGGCGTGATTCCAATCCTGGTTCGGCTTGTATTTCTGGTCCCAAGCCTCCCAAGAAATCGTGGTGCCGCTCTCCACCATGTGCTTCCAACTGCGGTCCGTGGGGGCGGTGATGAGTGCCAGGGCTTGGCTGGCGGCACCGTTCTCAAAGAGTCCTTCCAACAGGTATTGGGACGCATAAACCGAACAAGCCATCTGGCGCTTTCCAACCCACTCGACCAGTTTCGGGCGGTGCTCAGCGGGCACCAGGCCAAAGGCCAGCGGAAAGAGATTCGCGTGCTGGGAAGCGTGCTCCGTGCCTTCCCCATCGCGATAAAGGCCGCGCGTGGCATCGAAAAGTTTGGCCTGAAAAGCCGCGCGGGTGGTCCGTTCACGCTGGGCGTAATCGGCGGCATCCGCGTCTTGCTTGAGGACCGTTGCCAATTCAGCCATCAGCGCCAAGGCGCGGAGATGAAAAGCGTTCACCACCGTATTGACTGGTGTGAAGACAAAGCCATCCCGCTCGCCAACCGGCCAATCCACAATATCCCCTTTCTTGATATGCTCCGGCGTGCTAGTGAGGAGGCCGTCGGCCCGCGCGCGTTTGAGGAGAAGTTTGGCTTTCAGCGCTTCAAAACGCGGCGCCAGCCATGCGGTGTCGCCCGTCTGCATCCAATCCGCATGTGCCACAAAAATCATGTGGGGAGCCCATTCCGTCGGCCATGTGGGTTGTTTCATCAGCCAGTCATAGGTGTCACGGGCCATCTGGAAATCGGGATCGCAGGCATAATGACC includes these proteins:
- a CDS encoding family 78 glycoside hydrolase catalytic domain; this encodes MKNRVPLSLLSALLALFPCFTFKARTAPVHLVQEAPAQISRVAPNVVLVDFGRVAFGNLRLSPPAGASGNVTIHFGEAFANGRINRKPPGTVRYANTPITLEGAKALVAAPPADARNTKPPAAVLTPAEWGVVLPFRWVEIEGWPGELRPEHLRRQAAFASTWDDNAAAFRSSDELLNRIWELCRYSIKATTFAGVYVDGDRERIPYEADAYLNQLGHYACDPDFQMARDTYDWLMKQPTWPTEWAPHMIFVAHADWMQTGDTAWLAPRFEALKAKLLLKRARADGLLTSTPEHIKKGDIVDWPVGERDGFVFTPVNTVVNAFHLRALALMAELATVLKQDADAADYAQRERTTRAAFQAKLFDATRGLYRDGEGTEHASQHANLFPLAFGLVPAEHRPKLVEWVGKRQMACSVYASQYLLEGLFENGAASQALALITAPTDRSWKHMVESGTTISWEAWDQKYKPNQDWNHAWGAAPANLLSRYVLGVKPLKPGWSRAVIRPNPGTLKSAEGKIPTPRGPVAVRWESGTTFKLSLALPPTMSAQVHLPAAENSTGVFVGGQPANAKRSDGWWLLDKNVSGTSVIEVR